The genome window TAAACTTTAAAAATTTTCATACCTCAATAGGTAGATTTTGGTAAAAATGCAGACAAAATTCAACCGATAGAGTGAGACGTTTGTAGTCAATGATTTCCGACATTAGAGAGATTACATTTAGCTAGTCGCTGAGGTACGTCATGGAAAACATTAGAGCGGCAATTATCGAAGACCACAATTTGACTAGGGTGGGTATACGCAGTTATTTAAATGAGCAAAAAAATATTCAAGTTGTGGGAGATGCAGAGACAGCTGCTGCTGGTCTAGAATTACTTCACGATACCAAGCCAGATATTGCTATTGTTGATATTGGTTTACCGGATATTGACGGGATAGCACTGGTGCAACGGTTTCGACAATCTATGCCACCAGAAGCCGCAGAGCAAACGAAAATCATTATGCTCACTTCTTTTGCTCAAGAACAGATGGTCTTAGCTGCGTTTGCAGCTGGGGCAGATTCTTATTGTGTCAAAACCATTAAGTTTGAGTTGCTGTTAGAAGCACTGTACATGACTTATGATGGCTATTCTTGGATTGACCCAGCGATCGCTCGTATTGTTCTCAAACATATTCGTCAATCGGCGGTGGCTACGGCGAAATTGAATATTGTTCAAACAGCGCCGATTTCGGCGATTGATCCAGAACAAGCCAGTATTCTAGAAGCAAATCCACTCACAAATCGGGAAATGGAAGTTTTGGAGTTAATTGTTCAAGGCTTCACCAATCAAGAGATTGCCGATAAACTCTATATCAGCTTGGGAAGTGTAAAAGTATATGTGCGGGGTGTTTTAAACAAACTTTGTGCCAGTCACCGCACTCAAGCGGCTATCATCGCCTTACGGGCTGGTTTGCTTAATTGAAGTCACTGTTTAGCTCTTTAGTTACAGCACTTTTCTTAATGATAGGACTTACGCTCAGAGTTAGAGAAATCGGGGGGCTGGGCATTGGCAATTTGAAAAATCTTCAATACCATAATGCGCTATGCCCTATTCCTGACCTCAACAACAATAGCTGCGTAAGTCCTGAATTAGTTGAATAAACAACTAAGGTAATAGTGAATCTTGGAAGTCTTGAATTGCTGTTGCTGTCAAGGCATAAACAACCCGCCGCTTACGTTCAACATGAGTACCATCCACAGGAATTCCTTTCTTCCAAGCTGCAATAATTGCTTTCTTGTCTGCTGAGTAAACAGTCTTTTCTCTGCGATATTTTAGAGGCAATTTTTCTGCATCTAAAAGAATGTCACAACTTGGTGGGTTTTCTTTAATTGTGATCCGCAGTGAATTACCAACTATTTGCTCAGGGATAATTCCTGTGGCATTATGTTCTAAAATGGTTTCATCTAATTTCTGTCGCCACCGTTCTAGTCTTAATAGTGCTGATTGATGCACGGCTTTGAGATGTTCTAATCGTTGCTTAATAGCTGTTATTTCTGCATCTAGTTGCAATGCCAATTCGGCTTGAATATCAACAGCTTCTGATTGTACTTCTTGAGTTTCCCAAATAGCGGTGATGATAGCTGCTTCTTCTTCAGGAGTCTGACAATTGGTTAACTGTTCCCAGAGATGAGCAGCAGTTTGAGATAATCCTGCTAAAGATTGTTGAGCGAGTGATAAAACCATGATTACCACCTGCCACAAGTTTGATAGTAGTTATGTTCAGCTTCAATTTGGTTTAGAATAGCTATCGTGCCTGAATCTAAATTAGCATCGAGGCATAAATCGGAAATGACCTTTTGTGTAACTTGATTATTTTGCTCAATTACGGCAGTCAACTTAGGTTTAAGTGTGGTTACACTTTCTGTTACAATTACTGTTAGTTGTTGCATTGTTTGGGTTACATAACGCCATCAATTTGAGCGCGGTAGCGCATCTAAACTCCATCCATTTTGAAAACTTGAGTTTGCGCTATAGAAAAACTATAGGTTTCAACTTGAACGGTGTTTACCTGTGTTTGTATCCCACTTTTTTAAGTTAATTTTGTGTCCTCTGTTCGTTATTTTGTCAATATCAAGAATTAAAACTACAAAGAGATATGAAACTTATCAAAAAATCTGAAAAGCTCCTCCAAGAAACAAAAATAACCAAGGAAACGAAAAAGGAAACTAAAGAACCAAATTTGCAAGTTGCTTTTGCAAATAATCCTGATTTTGTAAATAATATAGAAGAACTAACAGGTGTAGAACAGCCAAAAGTAGGGATAGAATATCAAGAACCTAATTATGTTCCTTTACGATATCATCCCATAGTTCACTCTGTTGGCAAGACGGGATGGCAGGTTTCTGATATTTGGAAAGATATTAGATTGGATAGTTTTTAACTATTATTTAATTCCACTGCTTTTTGCTTCTAAATTGGTAAATTTTTACAGAAAGTGTGGTTATTTGGTTATGTCTAATGCGTATTATCCAATCATTCTTTATCCACCTCTAGCCAGGCGGTTTACTGATGGTAATCAAGAACAGAAGCATCTCCAAGCTTCGTTTCAAGGATGCGTGGCATTACCAGATGATAAAAGTACAGCCAAGCAAGGTGTGAGCGAAAAGCAGTTTTTTCGGCATTTACTGGCAGCTTTTCCTGGAAATTTGATTTGTCAAGCGGTTGAGTTTGAAATTCCAGGTTATCCTCTACATTACTCGGCTGATTTTATCTTTTATCATCACTTATCTGGGTTAGCTTTGGATATTGAAATTGATGAACCTTATACTGGAAATACAGGTAAACCTCACCACTGTATTGATGTTGATGATGATAAAATTCGTAACCGATTTTTCTTGGAACGGAATTGGGGTGTAATCAGGTTTGCAGAAATTCAGGTGGTTTACTAATCACTGGTGTTACAATTCATTAAAATAGTTGTCCTCCAAGTTAATGGACAAACTAAAATTGTCAAGTAGAAATTAATTGAGTATTATTATGTTTGGACTTGACAAAATTACACCAGAAAAAGTTTTGAAAGCCGGACTTATCAGTGCTGGTGCTTGTGTAGCCGCAATAGCAGCACCGATAGGAGCAGTAGCTGTTGTAGGAATTACAGTTGCAACGGCTGCTACAACTTGGGCTGCTGAGAGTATTGATGATGAACTTAAGGGGAAAAATAACAATGAAAATAAAAGTTAGTTCTTTTATTTAATTTAGCTTTAGTTTATTTTCATCTAGCAAGTAATATAGCATTTCCTAGTCTGCTGAGGTACGAAATTATCTGCGTTTATCTGCGTTCATCCTCTTCTATCTGCGGTTAATTCTTTCTTCGGTGTACCTCACTGGGATGAGAATCGCTATAAAACCCTTCCCTAATATGAGTAAGGGTTTTATTTTGCAAAAAATTTGGGCAAGCAATATCGCATTTAGTTGTAGGGTGCGTCAGATATCAAAAATCTGTTTATTTGCAGGATTTATGCAGTCTGACGCACCCTACCAATATGCCAGTTGCGTAAGTCCTGTTAAAGTACCACACCTCAATATCCAAAAGGTTTATGGGACAAAGGTTATAGGATTTCGTTTTGTAGTAGATAGTTGAGCAAAGTGCTGTAAGTAGGTTCGTGTTATAAAATTTAAATATATTGGGTTTTGTAAAATGGCTAAAACTCAACAACAATAACGGATTGAACCAACTTTACGTACCGTTATATGATTTGAATTTTTCCAGCCAACTTGCTGCTAACCAAAGTTGACGAGAATTTAGAATAAGTCCATTATCTATAATTTTTGAAAAAGCCCAGTCATCAAGCATTCTTTATGAGTAACACAGAAGTAGTCGTAATTGGTAGCGGTATTGGCGGATTGAGTTGCGCTGCACTCTTAGCACGCTATGGAATTGATGTCACAGTAGTAGAAAGCCACTCCATTGCCGGTGGTGCGGCTCATGCTTTTGAACGCAACGGTTACAAATTTGAGTCTGGACCCTCTTTATACTCTGGTTTATCTTATACCCCTTCACCTAATCCCTTACGTCAAGTTTTAGATGCCATTGGCGAAGATTTACCCTGCGTTAATTACGATACCTGGGGTTGTTATTTACCAGAAGGCTACTTTGATGCTCAAGTTGGTGCTGACCAATTCTGTGAAATATTACAACAACTGCGGGGAGATAAAGCTGTAGCACAATGGCGCAAACTCCAGGAAATTATGACACCTTTGGGTAAGAGTGCGATCGCTCTCCCACCATCTGCCTTGCGCTACGATTTAGGTGCGGTGTTAACTATGGGTAAATTTGCCCCAGCTTTACTGCAACAAGCCGCTAACGTCATCAAATTAACAGGGTCTTTTTCTAACATTATTGATGGTGTAATCACAGACCCATTTATTCGCAACTGGTTAGATTTACTTTGCTTTCTCTTATCTGGATTACCCGCAGATGGGACAATTGCCGCAGAAGTGGCTTTCATGTTTGCAGATTGGTATCGTCCTGATGTGCAGTTAGATTATCCGATTGGGGGAAGTGGTGCATTAGTTGATGCACTGGTACGGGGGTTGACTAAACATGGTGGTAAGTTAGTTTTGAATGCTCATGTGGAGCAAGTTTTAGTAGAAAATAACCGCGCTGTCGGGGTACGTCTGCGGAGTGGTCAAGAAATCCGAGCCAGTAAAGCTGTTGTTTCTAATGCTTCTGTTTGGGATACTCTCAAACTCATTCCTGAAGGGGCTTTACCTAAACGGTATGTAGAAAAGCAACAAGCAACACCTGAATGTGATAGTTTCATGCACCTGCATTTAGGTATTGATGCAGCAGGATTGCCTGAAAATCTGGGTATTCACTACATTGTAGTTAACGACTGGGACAAAGGCGTAACTGCACCGCAAAATGTGGTAGTTGTATCTATTCCTTCAGTTCTTGACCCGTCTTTAGCACCAGTGGGTAAGCACGTGATTCACGTTTATACTCCTGGTAATGAACCTTATGCTATTTGGCAAGGAAAGGAACGCAATAGCGAAGAATATGCGTTGTTAAAACAAGAACGTGCGGAGGTGATGTGGCAAGCTTTAGAAAGAATTATTCCTGATATTCGTTCCCGTTGCGAAGTTAGTTTGGTAGGTACTCCCCTTACTCATGGGCGATTTTTGCGTCGTCATCATGGTAGTTATGGACCAGCTATAGCGGCAGGGAAGGGTTTATTTCCTGGTGGGAATACACCTTTATCGGGGTTGTTGTGTTGTGGAGATTCGACTTTTCCGGGGATTGGGTTGCCGGCTGTGGCTGCTAGTGGGATGATTGTTGCTAATACTATTGCGCCTGTGCAGCAACATTTACAATTGCTGAATGATATTCTCTAGTAGCGATCGCTTCCCTCACTGTAGGCATCTCTTTTTTGTTTCTCACAGAGTTGCAAAGGAGCAAAAAATAAGATGGAAAATAAGGGTTTTGGTAACTGATCGCTATGAAAAAGAATTAGTTTAATTCAACAAACATCTATCTACTAATTAATCAAATTTCTTTCAATTGGAACTGCTAATTTTTCAGATAGTTCTAATAGATTATTGCTAAAATCAGCCGCTCCAGCAATAAGATTAAAAAGCATAGCAATTATGGTTAATAAACTTATTATTCTAATCTTGATTCTTTGGGGTTTTAGCTTCTCTGGTTTTGTAATATCTTCCTCTAAGTCTTCTAAATGTACCATAATCTCTTCACGTTTCTTTTCTGGTGAAAGCAAGAAACTGGCTTGTCCGAGCATGAGTTGAAGCTTTTCTGCACCGTAGTTGTCAAGAAGGGTTTGAGTTTTGGTAAGAAGGTTTTGTTGTTCCTGTACTAAGGCAAGTCTGAGTTGTAGTTCTTCTATAGCGCGGTTTTGAACTTCGGTAGGGTTTATTGTAGCGTGAATAAATTTGCCGTTGATATCCATCGAATTGACCTTTATTGACATTAAGCACAGCCTAGAGTTTGGGAACTTCCCAATGGAAGAGATCAGTTTTGGAAGGCTATGCGTCAGCTATCATGGAACATAGAGTAGTTTGGGAACTTGTGAAAGTTTAGTAATTCCCAAACTTTTTTGAAAAATTTGGTGCTAAATTTATGCCTAAAGTTAGTTGGAGTTCTGAAGTTAAAAAGCGAGTAGAGCGTTTTATAAGCGAATTGCTGTCTTATGCACTGGATCATAGGGATGACCTTAAACTGCAATACAAATGGGAAGATCAGGATAGTAATAGACCTAAGCTAGTAATTAAGACTCAGAAAAGATTTTTGCTTCAGTTAGCACAATTTGAAGAAAAAAGCTATCTTTACGAAGCGATTAACCGTTTAAAAGATTTAACAATTTTTGAGGATAGACGCTTTCATAAGCGAGGTCAGGATTTATGGGACTTTGCTTTGAAACTGTGGGGAAAGGATCTTGATAAAAATCTTCGAGAGTTCGATCAAGCATGGAGAAACAAACAACCTGAAAAGTCAAAACAGATAGCATCGAACAAAGTACAAGTTTCTCCAAGTTCAACAAAAACCTTTGCACCTTTATCCAAATTACCCTCAAACGTTCCTTACAGCGTTACTCCTGATAAGTTTATCGGACGTTCAGACGAATTAATAAGGCTACATCAAATTTTACAAGAAGAAAATCAGGTAGCGATAACTGCGATTGCGGGAATGGGAGGAGTCGGTAAAACAGAACTAGCTATTCAATATACTCTGAAACATTTAGATGATTATCCAGGTGGGGTCTGTTGGCTATCAGCAAGTGCGTTTGATTTAGAATCACAAATTATTGAGTTTGTTAAAACCCATTTTCCAAATTTCACCATTCCTGAAGGCATTAAAAACCAAACACAATACTGCTGGCAAAATTGGGGACAATCTGGAAAAATATTAGTAGTGGTTGATAATGTTACCAATTTTCAATCAATTCGCGCCTTTTTACCGCTCCAGTTACCTAACTTCAAAGTCCTTTGTACCACACGAGAACGTTTTATTTTTCCCTTTATACGCTTAGATGTTGATGTTCTGAAACCCTTAGCAGCAATGAGACTTCTAAAGTCTTTCATAGGTAGACAAAGACTTCAACAAGAACCTTGGACTGCAAGAGAAATTTGTAAACGACTTGGATATTTACCATTAGCATTAGAATTAGTCGGACGCTATTTAGCAGATTTAGAAGATTTATCTTTAGGAGGAATGCTTTCATGCTTAGAGAAGAAGGGACTTAGCCATCAAGCTTTAGAAAATGCTAAACCTGAAATGAGATATCAACTCGGTATAGCTGCTGCATTTGAGTTGAGTTGGGAACGTCTTGATAAAGATGCACAAGAGTTAGGATGTTTGTTAAGTTTATTTGTCTCTGCACCTATTCCTTGGTCGTTAGTAGAATCTACAAATATTTGTGAAGACTCTGATGATTTACAAGATTATAAAGCAGTCCTTATACGTTTAAATCTAATCAAACAAAAAGAACAATCAACTATTCAGTTACATTCTTTAATTCGCGAATATTTTCAGCAGAAACTAGAACAATGTGAAAACATTAACCAGTTAAAATACAAGTTTATTCAGGCAATGGTCAACAAAGCGAGAACACTTCCTGGGATTCCGACTCGTAAATTAATATCTGATATAGCTCCACACATTGCCCATATAGAAGAAGCAGCAAAAAAATTCACTGAATCCCTTAGTAACAAAGATTTAGAAGAACCTTTCATTTTTGTTACTATAGCTAGATTTTATAAATATCAAGGATTAAACGAGCAGGCATTTTTCTGGTTTGAACAATGTTTATATACAACAGAAAATCGCTTAGGTTCAGAGCATCCTACTGTAGCAATGAGTTTAAATAATTTGGGTAGTATGTGTATCAATCAAGGACATCAAAAACAAGCAGATAAATATTTAACAAGAGCCATCAAAATTTATATTCATCTTCCAAAAGTTCACCCTAATTTAGCTTTAGCTCTTAATCACTTAGCATCACTTCGCCAATTTCAACATCGCTATGAAGAGGCAATAAGTTTGTATGAAAAAAGTATACAACATTTGAAATTAACTTTAGGTAAACATCATCATTCTATTGTTAGTGTTCTTAACAACTGGGCAGGTCTTTATAGAGAGCAAGGTAATTACAAAAAAGCTATTGAATTATTAATGGAGTCTGCTGAAATCTGTCATGTTTCACAAAAAATACATCCTCTAGAAGTATCAGGAATACTAAACCATTTGGGGTTGCTGTTTTTCTTTCAAGGTTGTTATTTCAAAGAAGATCCTTCGTATTGGGAAATGTCAGAGTTCATGTATATGATGGCTTTAGATATAAGAAAAAGTTTATTGGAAGAAGATCACTTTAGTGTTGCAGTAGTTCTAAATAATATTGGCAGCCTTTATTATGCCCAAGGATTTTTAAAAGAAGCTAAGACATGGTTAGAAAAAGCATTTGAAATACTTGTATCTCGATTAGGATTAGAACATGAAGATACAATAATGTGTCGTAATAACCTTAATAAGCTTCAGTCTGAAATTACTATTGCCTAACCAAAAACCGCAAAGATACACATTTAAAAAAGCTGGCAAGAAAGTTTACATCTACACCCAATCAAAAGTCCTACTAACCGCCTTCTTCCACAACCGATAACAACCTTCTCTCTCCACCTCATCCATCTTCGCTTCCCAAGTCTGATCTAAAAGCCAATTCTCAGACAACTCCTCTAAACTACTCCAGAAACCAGTCGCTAACCCAGCAGCATAAGCTGCCCCTAAAGCAGTAGTTTCTGATACCTGGGGACGAATCACTGGCACACCTAACACATCGCTTTGAAATTGCATCAGCAGGTTGTTGTAGACCATCCCCCCATCTACCTTCAAAGCCGTTAAATTTACCTGCGCGTCTTCTCTCATCGCATCTAAAACTTCACGAGTCTGCCATGCTGTAGCTTCTAACACTGCACGGGCAATATGACCTTTATTTGTGTAGCGAGTCATCCCCACAATTGCACCCCTAGCATCATTGCGCCAATAGGGTGCAAATAACCCAGAAAACGCAGGGACAAAATAAACACCACCGTTATCTGTAACTGTACTGGCTAAAGTTTCTACCTCTGCACTGCTTTGAATTAATCCCAAATTGTCACGCAACCATTGAACCAAAGCACCTGCGATCGCAATACTCCCCTCCAAAGCATAAACCGCCGGAGTATCACCCAACTTGTAAGCTACCGTTGTCAATAAACCATGTTGGGAAATCACCTTTTGCTGGCCTGTATTCAGCAGCATAAAGCAACCTGTACCATAAGTATTTTTGGCTTCACCTACCTGAAAACAAGTTTGTCCAATTAATGCGGCTTGTTGATCACCTAAATCAGCAGCAATGGGAACTCCTGCCAAAATACCTGTAGCTTTGCCATAGATAGCTGATGAAGGGCGAATTTCTGGCAGCATTTGCCGGGTAATGCCCATAATATCCAAAATTTCCGGTTCCCAGTCCAGAGAATTCAAATTCATCAGCAAAGTCCGACTGGCATTGGTAACATCAGTAATATGCAAACCGCCTTCTGTACCACCTGTTAAATGCCACATCAAAAAAGTGTCAATTGTGCCAAAAAGAGCATTACCATTTGCGGCTGCGGCTTTTAATCCTGGTATGTTTTCCAGTAACCACTTAATTTTGGGGGCGCTGAAATAGGTAGCCAGTGGTAAACCTGTTGTGGCGCGAAAACGGTCTATTCCACCATCTGCTGCTAGTTGATTACAAATATAATCAGTTCTGGTATCTTGCCAGACAATGGCGTTGTAGTAAGATTCGCCTGTTTGCTTATCCCAAACAACTACTGTTTCGCGCTGATTCGTAATGCCAATCGCTGTTATCTCAGCAACAGTAATATTACTCTGCTCTAAGGCATCTTTAATCACAGTTTGAGTACATGACCAAATTTCCTTGGGGTCGTGTTCTACCCAACCAGGTTGAGGATAAATCTGCTGGTGTTCTTTTTGGGCATAGCCAACAATTTTACCCTTCTTGTCAAAGATGATGAAGCGGGTGCTGGTCGTTCCTTGGTCAATTGCAGCGACGTATTTGGTCATGAGTTTATGTTGCTTGGCTATGCACTGGTGAATAATATCAAAGTTCCCAATCTTGAGGTTGTGGTATTTGGCTATGCTTGGGTTGCATTTTACTATCAGTTAACAGCTTATTCCAACCCGCTTGACCAGGAAAAACTCGTTTGGCCTGTGGTAGTTCAGCTAATATCTCAGATACCAAGTCCTCATTCTCATTATCTTTAACCGCGATGATCACTGTATCAAGTGAGCGTAAAAATTCTAAAGGTATTTGAGAGCGATTTTCTGGGACAGTTTGCAAAGCATTATCAAGACTGGACAAAGTGCGATTGTCTGCGGTAGTGTGCAAAGTGCGATCGCGAAGCACTCCGTAGGAATCGCCTGGGGTAGCTTGCAAAGCATAATCGGCTACACTCCAATACAATGTTGGTTGCCGGTTTCTTTTGTCAATAGTTGATTCTAAGGCAATGACAGAAAGAACTTCGATGGGGTCACTGAGTAACACTGCTCTTGTGACCGTGGTATCCGTAGCAATCCAAAAACTACCATTTTTCGTAGGTTCAGAGTTGAGAGGAATAGGAGTAAAATCACCAGTTGGTTCTAGCTGTTTGGCAAGAGTGGGAATATCATCAAGTGTGCGTTCTACAAATACTGGTTGACCTGTTTTACTGGGATATAGCCAACCTTTTTGATACAGTTCTGTGAGCAGAGAATTGGGTAAATTGTACTGCTGGTGTAAATTTAGCTGTATTTGTTCCCAGTTTGCGGATTCTGGTGTAGGTAAAGAATTTGGTTGCCTGATAGGTGGTGTTGAATGGTCAACAGTTTGTGCTGTTAATCGTTGGATACGCTCATCATCTTGTTTTGCTCCGACTGTTGATGTTGAATGGTCAACTGTTTGCACTGTCAGTCTTTGGACGAGTTCATCATCTTGTTTTGCTCCGACTGTTGATGTTGAATGGTCAACTGTTTGTTGGATTTGAAGATGTTTGTCATTGTGTTTTTGAGCAACTTTTGGTGTGGAATTTTCAACAGGTTGCCCGATTTCAATGTGTTTTTTATCCAGTGGTGAAGCAACTTTTATTGTGCTATTTTCAACATTTGCCTGAACTTGAATGCCTTGCTCGTCCTGGTTTGGTTGATTGGATGTAACATTTTCAATATTTCGTTCCATCAGTTTTTGGATGAGTTGATCATCCCGCTTAGGAATATAGCTTACACCTAGATGCTTTTGTAAACCGGGAAAAGTATATGCTTTACCAAGATGCGTCCCACTGAAAGCCACGCCATCAAGTTGGTAACTAATGCCTTTGACTTTGCCTGTGCGAGTGTAACCAACGCAGACATTAATACCTTGTTGTTGCGATTCCTTGATAAACTCTGGCATAGTTGGGCGGTCATGGGTTGCTGCATCAAGCGATAGCGAAGCACTGCTGCAAGCAGTTCGCAACGTCCGCCGTAGACATCCCTGAAGTCTGACTCTAACACTTTCCTCTCCAGTTCTAGCAAGTTGTCTGCGTTCACCAGTAGTAGGACTGCTGTTTTCCTTTCTCTTACTTGATTCTACTGATTGCAAATTGTATTCTTTTTCTAACTTGCGAATCACAGCTTCACTTCTGGGATAGTCCCAGCTATCGGAAACTGTAGTTCCATCTAAGCGAATGCGATTGGCAACAATATGTGCATGATCATGAGTCCGGTCAGTGTGTCGCACTACGATATATTGGTTCATAGTAAAACCCATTGCTTGCAGATATTTCTGGGCGATTTCATGCCAAGTATCATCGTCTAAACTCTCATTGTGGGGCAAGCTGAGAGAGGCATGATAAACATTTCTAGTAACTTTTGGGTTAATGCGTGTAGAAAATTGCAACTCAGCAGCTAATGAACGTGGGGTCGTTTCCTCCATATTGCCACCAATTTGTCTTGCTCCTTCCTTGCCAAAAAGGTATTTGAGCAATTTGATAAAACTTTTACCTTTAACCTGTTTACCAATCAATTTTCCTCATTTTGTAAATCAGTGGTTAAATCAACTTCCGTAATTTCTCGCCGCACTTGTTTGACAAATCAATCTTCCTCGTCTTGTAAATCAGTGATTAAATCAACTTCTGTAATCTCTCTCCGCACTTGTTTCACCAAATCTCTTACCTGTTCTAACAATCCTCTATCAACAACCACTGGCTCACCCATGAGTACCGATGTATTGATAGCTTTAGCTATTTGGTTGAGGTTATTGCCTATTTTCCCCAATTCCCAGTAAGTTTGACCTGCTACTTTGGTGACACGCCTGGGTAATCTATTTTTGATAGTCTTAGCACGGAATAATTCTGCCATCGTTAAGCTATTTTCTGCTGCCATTTGTCGCACCTGTTCTTTCTCTTGCGGTGTGAGGCAGATATGAAATCTAATTGTGCGCTGCTATATAAAACCTAGACAAGTCTAGACATTTATTTCTTACTTCAATGGGAGCATGGGAGCGGTTATCCCTCAGTAAGCTTTCACGCTTTAGCCAAACGCGATAAATTAATTGCTGCATTTAGATCCCTATCCATCTCAAAACCACAGTTTTCACAGTGATAAGTTCTTTCAGACAAAGAAAGATGTTCTTTCTTGTGTCCACAATGAGAACAGGTTTTACTTGATGGATACCATCTATCAGCAATTATGATTTCACAACCAAACTTCTTAGCTTTATATTCTAACTGACGCTTAAATTCATAAAAGCCACAATCAGCTATTACTTGGGCTAATTTATGATTTGACAACATCCCTGAAATATTCAAATCTTCTACTACTATCCTCGCGTGGTTTTTGCATAAGTAAGTAGTGATTTTATGAAGAGTATCTTTTCTCAGGTTTGTTATTCTTGCGTGATGTCTAGCTAGTTTAATTTTGGCTTTGTACTTATTATTGGAGCATGAAGCTTTTCTACAGTAAATCTTAGATAATCTTTGCAGTTTAGCTAAGTTCTGCTTGTAGTGTTTAGGATTAGGGAATGTAACACGAGTGCTAAGAGTAGCTAGTTCTTTTACTCCTAAATCAACACCAACAACATCATGTTGTTTAATAGTTGGTTGA of Anabaena sp. PCC 7108 contains these proteins:
- a CDS encoding response regulator transcription factor, which codes for MENIRAAIIEDHNLTRVGIRSYLNEQKNIQVVGDAETAAAGLELLHDTKPDIAIVDIGLPDIDGIALVQRFRQSMPPEAAEQTKIIMLTSFAQEQMVLAAFAAGADSYCVKTIKFELLLEALYMTYDGYSWIDPAIARIVLKHIRQSAVATAKLNIVQTAPISAIDPEQASILEANPLTNREMEVLELIVQGFTNQEIADKLYISLGSVKVYVRGVLNKLCASHRTQAAIIALRAGLLN
- a CDS encoding siphovirus Gp157 family protein, producing MVLSLAQQSLAGLSQTAAHLWEQLTNCQTPEEEAAIITAIWETQEVQSEAVDIQAELALQLDAEITAIKQRLEHLKAVHQSALLRLERWRQKLDETILEHNATGIIPEQIVGNSLRITIKENPPSCDILLDAEKLPLKYRREKTVYSADKKAIIAAWKKGIPVDGTHVERKRRVVYALTATAIQDFQDSLLP
- a CDS encoding NAD(P)/FAD-dependent oxidoreductase codes for the protein MSNTEVVVIGSGIGGLSCAALLARYGIDVTVVESHSIAGGAAHAFERNGYKFESGPSLYSGLSYTPSPNPLRQVLDAIGEDLPCVNYDTWGCYLPEGYFDAQVGADQFCEILQQLRGDKAVAQWRKLQEIMTPLGKSAIALPPSALRYDLGAVLTMGKFAPALLQQAANVIKLTGSFSNIIDGVITDPFIRNWLDLLCFLLSGLPADGTIAAEVAFMFADWYRPDVQLDYPIGGSGALVDALVRGLTKHGGKLVLNAHVEQVLVENNRAVGVRLRSGQEIRASKAVVSNASVWDTLKLIPEGALPKRYVEKQQATPECDSFMHLHLGIDAAGLPENLGIHYIVVNDWDKGVTAPQNVVVVSIPSVLDPSLAPVGKHVIHVYTPGNEPYAIWQGKERNSEEYALLKQERAEVMWQALERIIPDIRSRCEVSLVGTPLTHGRFLRRHHGSYGPAIAAGKGLFPGGNTPLSGLLCCGDSTFPGIGLPAVAASGMIVANTIAPVQQHLQLLNDIL
- a CDS encoding tetratricopeptide repeat protein — encoded protein: MPKVSWSSEVKKRVERFISELLSYALDHRDDLKLQYKWEDQDSNRPKLVIKTQKRFLLQLAQFEEKSYLYEAINRLKDLTIFEDRRFHKRGQDLWDFALKLWGKDLDKNLREFDQAWRNKQPEKSKQIASNKVQVSPSSTKTFAPLSKLPSNVPYSVTPDKFIGRSDELIRLHQILQEENQVAITAIAGMGGVGKTELAIQYTLKHLDDYPGGVCWLSASAFDLESQIIEFVKTHFPNFTIPEGIKNQTQYCWQNWGQSGKILVVVDNVTNFQSIRAFLPLQLPNFKVLCTTRERFIFPFIRLDVDVLKPLAAMRLLKSFIGRQRLQQEPWTAREICKRLGYLPLALELVGRYLADLEDLSLGGMLSCLEKKGLSHQALENAKPEMRYQLGIAAAFELSWERLDKDAQELGCLLSLFVSAPIPWSLVESTNICEDSDDLQDYKAVLIRLNLIKQKEQSTIQLHSLIREYFQQKLEQCENINQLKYKFIQAMVNKARTLPGIPTRKLISDIAPHIAHIEEAAKKFTESLSNKDLEEPFIFVTIARFYKYQGLNEQAFFWFEQCLYTTENRLGSEHPTVAMSLNNLGSMCINQGHQKQADKYLTRAIKIYIHLPKVHPNLALALNHLASLRQFQHRYEEAISLYEKSIQHLKLTLGKHHHSIVSVLNNWAGLYREQGNYKKAIELLMESAEICHVSQKIHPLEVSGILNHLGLLFFFQGCYFKEDPSYWEMSEFMYMMALDIRKSLLEEDHFSVAVVLNNIGSLYYAQGFLKEAKTWLEKAFEILVSRLGLEHEDTIMCRNNLNKLQSEITIA
- the glpK gene encoding glycerol kinase GlpK; amino-acid sequence: MTKYVAAIDQGTTSTRFIIFDKKGKIVGYAQKEHQQIYPQPGWVEHDPKEIWSCTQTVIKDALEQSNITVAEITAIGITNQRETVVVWDKQTGESYYNAIVWQDTRTDYICNQLAADGGIDRFRATTGLPLATYFSAPKIKWLLENIPGLKAAAANGNALFGTIDTFLMWHLTGGTEGGLHITDVTNASRTLLMNLNSLDWEPEILDIMGITRQMLPEIRPSSAIYGKATGILAGVPIAADLGDQQAALIGQTCFQVGEAKNTYGTGCFMLLNTGQQKVISQHGLLTTVAYKLGDTPAVYALEGSIAIAGALVQWLRDNLGLIQSSAEVETLASTVTDNGGVYFVPAFSGLFAPYWRNDARGAIVGMTRYTNKGHIARAVLEATAWQTREVLDAMREDAQVNLTALKVDGGMVYNNLLMQFQSDVLGVPVIRPQVSETTALGAAYAAGLATGFWSSLEELSENWLLDQTWEAKMDEVEREGCYRLWKKAVSRTFDWV